A stretch of the Arthrobacter stackebrandtii genome encodes the following:
- a CDS encoding glycosyltransferase family 2 protein, giving the protein MENVNKDSVLVDVVIAVHTPDRPVGRTVASLMESGLPTADGAAGRLRVTVVCHNTAAGPIRERVAPEHRDRVRFVEYADGIKSPAGPFNHGISLATATWVSIMGSDDSLEPGALAQWVERAGKESADVLIAPMAHAGGRVIRTPVVRRHRTAGLDPVADRLTYRTAPLGIMRLSLVRSLGLVLPTRYATGEDQSFSAALWFSGARISYGRGLPRYLVHDDAVVRVTATPRSVTEDLAFAADLVDTGWFAGLPAKAQTSIVTKLLRIHVFGHVLLRADAGTWSEQDAAEMAEVARRLLFAAPRAAHPLSLADRTLLDAVARGEGDTLTMKSLAIARRTFSSPRTWLPRDVTALLHPEAPLRFMSASALLS; this is encoded by the coding sequence GTGGAGAACGTAAACAAGGATTCAGTGCTGGTGGACGTGGTGATTGCCGTGCACACGCCTGACCGGCCGGTGGGGCGCACAGTGGCGTCCCTCATGGAGTCGGGGCTGCCCACTGCCGACGGGGCTGCGGGGCGGCTGCGGGTCACCGTGGTGTGCCACAACACGGCGGCCGGGCCCATCCGGGAGCGGGTGGCGCCGGAGCACCGGGACCGCGTGCGCTTCGTGGAGTATGCCGACGGCATCAAGAGCCCGGCAGGGCCGTTCAACCACGGGATTTCGTTGGCGACGGCCACGTGGGTGTCGATCATGGGCAGCGACGACTCGCTGGAGCCGGGCGCCTTGGCGCAGTGGGTGGAGCGGGCAGGTAAGGAGTCGGCCGACGTCCTGATCGCGCCCATGGCCCACGCAGGCGGCAGAGTCATCCGCACGCCCGTGGTTCGCCGCCACCGCACGGCCGGGCTGGACCCCGTGGCCGACCGCCTCACGTACCGCACCGCGCCGCTGGGCATCATGCGTCTCTCCCTGGTCCGCTCTTTGGGCCTCGTGCTGCCCACGCGCTACGCCACGGGGGAGGACCAGTCGTTCTCTGCTGCCCTGTGGTTCTCCGGAGCCCGCATCAGCTACGGGCGCGGCCTGCCGCGCTACCTGGTGCACGACGACGCCGTGGTCCGCGTGACGGCCACACCCCGCTCCGTCACCGAAGACCTGGCCTTTGCCGCCGACCTCGTGGACACCGGGTGGTTTGCCGGGCTCCCTGCCAAGGCACAGACGTCCATTGTGACCAAGCTGCTGCGCATCCATGTGTTCGGCCACGTGCTGCTGCGGGCCGACGCAGGCACCTGGTCCGAGCAGGATGCAGCCGAGATGGCCGAGGTGGCGAGGCGCCTGCTGTTTGCCGCCCCGCGGGCCGCCCACCCCCTGTCCCTTGCAGATCGCACCCTGCTGGACGCCGTGGCGCGTGGCGAAGGGGATACGCTCACCATGAAGTCGCTGGCCATCGCCCGGCGCACCTTCAGCAGCCCGCGCACGTGGCTGCCGCGCGACGTCACCGCCCTGCTGCACCCTGAAGCGCCGCTGCGTTTCATGTCCGCCTCGGCGCTGCTGTCTTAG
- a CDS encoding glycosyltransferase family 2 protein, protein MSQSIDVVIPVHSAARPLSRALASVLSQKAELTALGVELRTTVVCHNIAVEEMQASIAEALATDDAVTWLPCHDGGTSPAGPRNAALAASTATFLSFLDSDDHLEPGSLAAWWRTARDNDAAAVIAPLRKPEGDILRTPRIRPSMPAVLDPVRDGLAYRSLPFGLLRRHALTNCGFGYAEDIPIGEDLETTLKLWFRGGRIAYPYGAPAYCQTDDAGTDRVTSTLRPLADEFQWLDAMVQSPWLRQAPLRERRTIALKLMRIHGIGALLRRGTGDGPDEVGVWSPSEQAAWLQISRSLRDMAGGELPALSRKDAQLCREAAKADSTEELRAAVVRHSGAGRVGELLTDNPLAVVSRDSVLRHYVLEVLRTRKGVFALR, encoded by the coding sequence ATGAGTCAGAGCATCGACGTCGTCATCCCCGTGCACAGCGCCGCCCGTCCCTTGTCCCGCGCCCTGGCCTCCGTGCTGTCCCAGAAGGCGGAGCTCACCGCGCTGGGCGTGGAACTGCGCACCACCGTGGTGTGCCACAACATCGCGGTGGAGGAGATGCAGGCGTCCATTGCTGAGGCTTTGGCCACGGACGACGCCGTCACCTGGCTCCCCTGCCATGACGGCGGCACCTCACCGGCTGGCCCGCGCAACGCCGCGCTGGCCGCCAGCACCGCTACCTTCCTGAGCTTCCTGGACTCCGATGACCATCTGGAGCCCGGCTCGCTGGCAGCCTGGTGGCGCACGGCCCGGGACAACGATGCGGCCGCCGTCATTGCACCGCTGCGCAAACCCGAAGGCGACATCCTGCGCACGCCGAGAATCCGCCCGTCCATGCCCGCCGTGCTGGACCCCGTGCGCGACGGCCTCGCCTACCGCAGCCTGCCGTTTGGCCTGCTGCGGCGCCATGCCCTGACGAACTGCGGCTTCGGCTATGCAGAAGATATTCCGATTGGTGAAGACTTGGAAACCACCCTGAAGCTGTGGTTCCGCGGCGGCCGGATCGCCTACCCCTACGGGGCGCCCGCCTACTGCCAAACGGATGATGCCGGCACGGACCGGGTCACGAGCACGCTGCGCCCGCTTGCCGACGAATTCCAGTGGCTCGATGCCATGGTCCAGTCCCCGTGGCTGCGCCAGGCACCCCTGCGGGAGCGCCGCACCATTGCCCTGAAGCTCATGCGGATCCACGGCATCGGCGCGCTGCTGCGCCGTGGAACCGGCGACGGCCCTGACGAAGTTGGAGTGTGGTCACCCTCCGAGCAGGCCGCGTGGCTGCAGATCAGCCGAAGCCTCCGCGACATGGCGGGAGGAGAACTTCCGGCGTTGAGCCGCAAGGATGCGCAGCTGTGCCGGGAGGCAGCAAAGGCGGACAGCACGGAGGAGCTGCGTGCCGCCGTCGTGCGCCATTCAGGGGCGGGGCGCGTGGGCGAGCTGCTCACCGACAACCCGCTGGCCGTGGTGTCGCGGGATTCGGTGCTGCGCCACTACGTGCTCGAGGTGCTGCGGACACGAAAGGGAGTGTTCGCGCTCCGTTAG